One window of the Capnocytophaga haemolytica genome contains the following:
- a CDS encoding aminotransferase class IV, with the protein MKINYNGTLLPQEERVITNNNRAFKYGDGVFDTSKYVQGKLLFWEEHYLRLMAGMRILRMQIPMSFSMEFLEEGMLKLIAENNLESSAVRVQITVFRKDSQLYTPTTNTVDYLIETTPLTTPFYTLSEAPYEVELFKDFYVQADLLATVKHTNRMVNTLGSIFAEENDYQNCILLNYNKSVAGALDGNLFVVEGNTLRTPPLTDGAMNGITRKMLIKALAKVPDYKVVEASISPFELQKADELFITNTIVGIQPITQYRKKTYTREVAKNLLGKLNTVARFGMA; encoded by the coding sequence ATGAAGATAAACTACAACGGCACCTTACTGCCGCAAGAAGAGCGCGTCATTACGAACAACAACAGAGCCTTCAAGTACGGCGATGGCGTATTCGACACTTCAAAATACGTACAAGGAAAACTACTCTTTTGGGAAGAACACTACTTACGACTAATGGCAGGGATGCGCATCTTGAGAATGCAAATACCGATGAGTTTCTCAATGGAGTTCTTAGAGGAAGGAATGCTAAAACTCATTGCTGAGAACAACTTAGAAAGCAGTGCAGTGCGGGTGCAAATCACTGTGTTTCGCAAAGATAGCCAGCTCTACACACCTACTACCAACACTGTGGATTACCTTATCGAAACCACTCCACTTACTACCCCCTTTTACACCCTGAGCGAAGCCCCTTATGAGGTAGAACTCTTTAAAGACTTCTATGTGCAAGCCGATCTTTTGGCTACTGTAAAGCACACCAACAGAATGGTGAACACCCTCGGCAGTATCTTCGCTGAGGAGAATGACTATCAGAATTGCATCTTGCTCAACTACAACAAGAGCGTAGCTGGTGCCTTAGATGGTAACCTCTTTGTAGTAGAAGGCAACACCTTGCGCACCCCACCCCTTACCGATGGGGCAATGAATGGTATCACCCGCAAGATGCTGATAAAAGCCTTAGCAAAAGTGCCCGATTACAAGGTCGTAGAAGCAAGCATCTCTCCCTTTGAATTGCAGAAAGCCGATGAACTCTTTATCACCAACACCATTGTAGGCATTCAGCCTATTACCCAATACCGCAAAAAGACTTACACACGCGAAGTAGCTAAGAACTTACTCGGCAAACTCAATACCGTAGCACGCTTCGGAATGGCTTAA